One Ischnura elegans unplaced genomic scaffold, ioIscEleg1.1, whole genome shotgun sequence genomic region harbors:
- the LOC124173500 gene encoding histone H2B: MPPKTSGKAAKKAGKAQKNISKGDKKKKRRRKESYAIYIYKVLKQVHPDTGISSKAMNIMNSFVNDIFERIAAEASRLAHYNKRSTITSREVQTAVRLLLPGELAKHAVSEGTKAVTKYTSSK, from the coding sequence ATGCCACCCAAGACTAGCGGAAAGGCTGCCAAGAAGGCCGGCAAGGCCCAGAAGAACATCTCCAAGGGAGACAAGAAGAAGAAGCGCAGGAGGAAGGAGAGCtacgcaatctacatctacaaggtgTTGAAGCAGGTCCACCCTGACACCGGTATCTCCTCCAAGGCCATGAACATCATGAACTCCTTCGTCAACGACATCTTCGAGAGGATCGCCGCCGAGGCTTCCCGTCTCGCTCACTACAACAAGCGCTCCACCATCACCTCCAGGGAGGTGCAGACCGCCGTCAGGCTCCTGCTCCCCGGTGAACTGGCCAAGCACGCCGTGTCTGAGGGCACCAAGGCTGTGACCAAGTACACCAGCTCCAA